The stretch of DNA GTCTTGCGTCAGGGAGGCTTGGACCcagtcataactgcttgcagttctagtttatCATTGcggtttttgttttcttaaaaaccAACTGGCTTAGTTACAATGGGTGTCAGGCTTCCCAAAGCAAAATAACCAAACATCCTTAGTTGCATTCCTTCTCTTCAAGAATAGCTGGATCTTGAATTTAGTACCACCTCCTGAGCAGCTCCAAAATGTAGGTTTAAGAACTGACCCCCAAAGAGTGGTATGGGATTGTAACCACAGGGGGAAAAGGCCTATACCATTTAACCTTTTCTACATCCGCATTCCGCGAAGACCTGCCTTACTCTGCCTTTGATTGGCTAGTAGTCCATGGGTCTCCTACACAGAATGCAgcacaaaggaaaaaaataacactgcctGTGCGGGTTTGGTAAATGATGGCAAGCTTAATGCTGATATGGCACACTGATTaacataacattttaaatgGCGCTTCATATTTAAAAGGTTGCTGACCCCTTTTTGTAGTGAATATGACAACAGCCAACCACTAATTTTCCTTATTTGTTTCCTAGACCTGAGACGCAAACTGAAGTCATCACTTGAAAGATTGCTCTTTATGCAATGCGATCCGGATTTCCACACAGCCAAGGTGGGGCCTGTTCTGTGTTCCAAGACTGGAGTAACCTGGGTGCTCGCCGATTACCACAAGACATCAATGTTACACCTGTACCAGTTGTTTACCCTGAAGTTGGAACACAAAACGACATGGTAGCCACTCAATATCCTGAGGAGCTAAGAGGGACTTACAGTCGAGTTCCGTTGCAGCAAGGCTATCAATCACAGAAACTTTACCACCAACAGGAGTCACACGCAACAATAACAAGCACTGGATTTCAGCACCCAAGACCCGGGGACGGTGCAtgtatttctcaaaacatgcaAATGAGCAGAAAAGATAATGCTGATTTTTATTCCTCTGCACGTGTCTCCGCACAACACAGCAGTTATTTTGGGACACCGGTCTATGAGAACTCTTTAAGACGTGCTGATGATAACAGTGGACAACAAAAAGAATATTCCAGGCAACATTTCAGTTGGCATTTCCAGAAAAAGTCAAATTGGAACCATGATACTGGACTGCAGCAACCTTTGAGTTGTGCCTTTAAAGACGGTACCAGTTCTGCAGCACTTCAGGTAGACCGACTTGAAGTCACAGCAAAGGCATTACCTTTACAAGATCGGTGTTCTTCTGTGACTGTGTGCAAAACAAAGACCTCTATGCCTCTGCTGGAAGCCTTACTAAAAACAAACTCTTCAGAACTGCCTTGTTCATCAGAGGAAACAAACTGCAACATTGAACGCAACACtgctatttttttaaataaaagacgCAGCAAATCTCAGCAAGTCAAAGGTTTACGAACTGTTCTAAACTGTGGACAGGCTAGAACACAAAACCTAGATCATTCAAGAGGAACACCTTCCATCCCCTATCAGCAGCAGGTCTCCTGCCATCTCAGTAGTCGGCCATCCACAGACAAACTCATGTCAGCTGGAAAAACGCGACCACCTACAGATGTTGAAATACAGAACTTTCTTGCACAAAAGCTCCTTTATTTTAGGTCTATTTTAACtcagaaaaacagaaatccTGGACATTCAAATAAGGATTTGGACAGGAACTCCACACTGCAGTCTGACAGCATCGTGCCAAAGGTTGACAGTGTTGTCAATCTCCCTACAACCTCTGCCAAAGGTGATGTGGAGAGGCAAAGTCACAACTGGGGTGCCAATGTGCAGTGCACAGTTGGACAAGCACGTAAGGAGGACTGTTCAAAGGACAGCACAGTAAATGCCAAGTTAATACTCAAGTCTAAAGACGCAGACGATTGTGCTACATCAGCATCAGAGAAACATTCAACAGGTACACCAGGCTCTGCTGTAGAACATTCTAAATATCCTTTACAAAATGCATCTGTTGACAAGAGTGCATCAGTAGATTTTGATttgtctgtaaaaaaacattgggATGTAACTATGCCTGCAAATGAATATTGCAAAACTGTTTTTTCAGATGACTGTGAAGATGAAACATGTGTCAGAAAAAATTATGAAGGTTTCTATAGTAAATGGTGTGATAAGTACATACAGAATGGCATGACAACCATTCATTATTCATTAACTGCACTGAAGGAGCTCATTGCTAGTCTGGAAAATGTACAGGACATTGGCGAGATGGAGAACCTTTCTAAAGTCATACTGCAACAATACTGGAATGGGAATATAGATAACATTCATCTCTTTACATCCACAGAATATCCACGAATAATGGACGTTGCTGCCACTTGCACAAAGAGTGAAGATGAGAGTCCAGTAGTTCTCACAGCGGTGCCTGAAATGATCTGGGATGAACTGACTGAGAAGCAGCCGAGTTCACCTGATGTCTCGGAGGATCTTCAAACAAAGTCTAGTTCAGTGGCATcggaaaacaaaacatttgaaccCCTGTCGGTCATTGAAAAGCAAACAATTGAAGATCGCCAACAGTGCGGTGTTACCTGGAAGGAAGTAAATCCACATTCCCAGCCAAATTCAGCAGTTGATAGGATTCAGATTCTTAACATAGTATCACTTTTTACAAACCAAAGTGAAGGTGTGAGTGAGGGTGCAGGTTCTGTGCATTTACAAACTGATTTAAGCACAGCACTTTCTGAAAACAAAGAACTGGTTGTAAAAAATCCACAATATGAGGACATTTCAGATGATGACCCCTCCCAGCCGGCAACAGAACTCCCAACAACAGAGCGGTTTCTCTCAGCGGGTCCTGAAGACCCACAGTATGAATTTATTAGTGAAGAGGAAAGTCCACAGATTGAGTCTATGGCTGTGGAGACCTCTTCACCTACACAAGTAACTGTACTCAACAATACTGAGTCACCATTTGAAAATGAAGACTATGGACATTTGCAGGGACCGGCTCAGACGGACACAGTAATCATTTCAGTTGAGGAACTGGTTCCAAAGAAGCAGGTTTCACCAGACACAGAAAGACGTGATATAGTACATTGTTCTTCTCCTTTTGTTGAAACCGATGAAACTGGTGCATTATACCCTAAATATGACCGTGGTCCTTTCTCTGAAGATgagactgatgatgatgatgatgatgatgatgatgatgatgatgactggTTATTCATTCCTATAAGCATATCAGACCTCAAATTTGAATCTGATAATGAAGACCAGGATAGCCCAGACATACATGTGCTAGATGATGGGGAAACAGGAGACCAAGAAAGACAATGTGACACAAGCCCAACACACTGGCCATCTCCGAATCGAGTACCAGCTTTTCCTCCTTCCCAGATCGAGACATTTGACACTTTGGCCAGCTTTATGAAACAAGCATTAGGCAGGAGCACACCAGAACATGGACTGGACTCTGAGGGAAAACCACAACCAACTAAGAACAGGAGAGAGTCTGTAGACAGCTGTGCAACTGAAGACAGTTGTGATTACTCCTCTGCATTAGGACACAACTATTTGACAGTGTCCAGTTTGAGGTCAGCACCTCTGCTCTCAGAGACAGATGATTCGGAGGATGAAGGCAATGCTGTTACAGATATGGACATTATAATCCTTGATTCGGAGGATGAAAGTGACCAAAACTGCAAAAAGAAGGCTGAAACCGAAGGAAGGCCTGAAACTATGGACAGTCAGCGTGGAACTGTTAAAGAAAAGTTTCAAAAAAAACGACCGCTACCTGTTGACTCATCAGCAGCCCGGCACCAACCCATACATCAGGACACACCGTTTGAAGAAGTGACGCAGGATGCGCGCTCCGACCCGTCTCCCAGCACAGAAATGATCGGGCAGCCGATTGAAGCCAAAGCTGCCTCTGAAGAAATTGTTATAATCATTGACTCGGATACGGACGATGACGATGACCAAAACTACATAACGCCAAGGAGGAACAGCATTTCATCCTCTGGGTCGGACAGTGGGGACGCCCCATGTGTGGAACAAAACCAACCGTCCCCTAAAACTGTGGACAGGGAGTATAGAACGGCTAAAGAAAGTCTTCTGGAAACCACACGGTCTGTTCCAAACCCATCACTGCCACATCCCCAGTCGACACTTCAGGATACCCAATTAAAAGAAGTGACGCAGGATGCATGCTCTGACCTGTCAGACGGTAGAGAAAAGCGTGGGCAGCTGATGGAAGCTAAATGTGACTCTGAGCGTGTTCAACACAAGACCAACCGACAAACGACCTcaaaaagaaaggctttttgtGATTCAGGAAAAGtggttgaaaaaagccatttcAGCAAAAagaaggcaaaaacaaaaggaatACTCTCATCAGGATCGGAAGACGGTGGCGATTCCTTACGTGCTACCAAAAACAGACCTTCAGCTGAAACTGTGGATCGTCTTCGTGGGACTGCTAACGGAAAGCAGCCTAAAAAAAGCAAACTGTCATCTGAAGATTCTTCAGAGAAGCAGCCCCAATCAGTGTGCAGGGAGGCAGAGTCTACCCTGGGTGACGGTCCTGTTATTCCTCGCTTTGTTCTTGTGAAGCCTCCTCAACACGATCAATCCTGGAAACTTTTGAAAGAAACGGCAGTCCGCGGGCAGGGTAAAGCTGGATCTCGGTCTCCAAAGACGTCCACGGCATCCAGCAAAAATACTGACTCGTGCGCAAATAAAAAAGTAAGATTTGTGCTCACGTCAAAACCTGCAAATGACCAACGCCATACAACCGAGAACATTCAGGCTACCGTAAAACCCATAATCTTTTCAAGGCAACATTCCTTACCTACCTTCAGTAGCTCGTCTTCCACCAGTGACCATCTTTCTGAAGCCAGACAGAGCTCGTCCTCCTCAAGAGATTTTACTCGGTCCGTTAGTCTTCCTGCAGCTAAGCAGAGCACATCTATTCTCAAACACGTGTCTTCGTCCAGCCTACAGCGGTCTCGCTTCTACAGCAACCCCTCAACTTTAAACCCCCCTGACAGTCCCACCAAAGGGCCATCATCTTCTGGAGCCAtgcaaagtttaaaaaaaaaacgggcgAAAGAAATCTGGGAGCAGAGCTATATCCCAaccagaaaagacaaaaaaactagCCCGGGGATGAAGGAAGACTTGAGAACCACCACAAATCATTTGAAGAGGGCAGCTAGACCAGATCATAGACGGAGGCAAAAGTCCCAAAAGTCGTCAACCCCCCTGATGAAGAAGTCCAAGATTGAGGCCATAGGGATGACCAAGGCCGCGGCCATAGAGATGACAAAGGCCGCAGGTCGGGATCCCCCTGGAGAACAAAGTGTGTTCTTTTTGAAGtctctaaaatgtattttttttttttaaatgtcctttAATAAATTCCAACAGTCAAATGATATGGTAGTAGTAATTTTTAATGTGACTAATTAAAATCCACATTCCTAACCCTTATTTTTACAATAGGAAACTGTGTGGGTGATCATTACAAGTGGTCAGAGAAGCCAACCGTGGCAAAGCCAACAAAAGGTGATACTTAACATTTTCCCCCATCATGGTTATGGTCCATGCATAATAAGACTTATTTTTACAGACAAGCAATGTACTAGGCAATTTCACCGGGTATTGTGGTTTCTGAGCTGCAGGTGtaattctttttatattttttttttctgctttctcCTGCTATTTCTCATTGCAGGTTCCAGCAGGGAGGGAATAAGGTATAGACCCCATCCAAAAACCCATTGGTGAGAAGATGATGCCCGGTTCTGTGAATCTGTCTCCAGTTTGTTCCCACTCCCAAAGTGAAAGGTGGTTGATCGGCGAAAAACAAGTTACTGCTTAAATCTTTTCATTTTCCATAGCATTTTCTGTATTGCAAcggtttgtgtgtatgtgtatactgtttactattatattatatcaGCTCTTAGTGGTAATGGCGTTGTTTTTGAATGTCTTGTGTCTACGGGAAACAAATGTTCTTTTTACGAGCTACCTCAAATTGTATTAAAATTCAGCGTTATGTTAAATCTTTTTCATCTTAAAAGTCACAGATATtttgatctttttttaatatgtcacatttttggatattgttttttttttgtactttcatAAATGATAATGTATCACTTTTTAAAATGGTAATGTGAAAATGCATAAAAAATCAAATGGATTCATTGCTGTTTTGTCTTGTGTGCTCTTGTGCTTCGCCCTTAGAGGGAGACATTGCAGTAGTGTATGTGTTAAACCATACAGTGTAACATGTCAAATGTTGGCTCCGTAGTATTAAGTTTGTGTCATACAGTTCAGCAGCTGGGTTACTGCTCTGATGGAcgtgggccgggctcggacagaaaaatgcggcccgatccgcactctagtaCGTACCTCAGTCAATATTTGGTAAATCCAtcactttttctctttcagtaGTTGACCATCTTGCATCACAAAGTTGAATTAATTTGTGTGTAATGGAATGAAAGTAGATCCAGCACGTATCTATAGGCTGGTATGACCAAATCTATTTTTATGACTAGAGTTGACATCTCAGAAGACCTAAGACCAATGTTCACGTCTAAAATGTGTACAAAGAGAATCTTGTTTCAGCCAACAATAGGCTATCTATCCAATAAATCgggtcgtctgtctgtctgtctgtctgtctgtgtgtgtgtgtgtgtcaaacatAATTCACAACAGcaccattcatccatccattgaACTCCTCCCAGCGATGAGGCCAGCAGCTCGTGACAGGGACGTTAAATGAAGACAGACGGTCGGAGGGAGTTGACCACTGACCCCGTTGATTAGATATGGCCGCTGTAATTGGCTGGCTGTGTTTTCCATCATCAGGCATTACGGGCCACTTTGCAGGCCAGCGCCATTAGCGGCTCTCCTATTCCTGGAAGCAGCAGAGCGCCTGGGCTCGCCCTCTTTCCCTCAGGTCTTCTCTGCTTCTTTATTACCGGCGTCATTCCATATCAGCAACAACTCAACAGTCCGTCGGCCTTCGTGAATCGAACGGCGGCTGTCAGCCAGTtcgtctgattggctgttcagctTGTGGCACGCAAAAAGGCTCCTTTCATTTTTCATCTGCTCTGTTTTAATCCAGTACGCAAAAGAGCTGTCAAAACGGGTCCACAATGACGTTAGAATGTtccttctaaaaaaaataagaaaacaggTTCGAAGAGCGGACAACTATTTTTCACATTATGCCCATAAGATGGCAAACGTACAACAAGATATAGCATACATAACTACTTGTGTAGGTATTTAGTAGACCATAGTAGGATTTGTAATTTGGCAACGCGCGGACAGCGCTGGGAAGACGTGTTCTGTGCCGTCTGCCATTTCAGCAagctgagacaaaaaaaagagaagttgACCTCCCTTCAAGTTCATTTGACGTTATATAGGCTATCAACAGTTCACAGCTCTGTGTTCATGTCTTGCTGCCTCTCAGGGAGGCGGTCTGCTCGTTTGGGTTCAGTGCATTAGCAGCGTCTAGGGAGGCTGCTGGGGAATGAAAGCTCTGGACAGCTGGCTGAAGCTTTTAGCTGCTGCTTTAATGATCGCAGAACAGGAACAGAACaggtcattatttatttatgatggATGAATGTCACTTTAAATGAAATATTGTAGTATCGTCTTCTCTActaatgtaatttcttttttttttccttgcacTGTAGCCTAGATTTGATTAAGGATAATGTAAGATGAGATTTATTTTATGACTAGGCCTATTTAGTTAACGGATGACCTTTTTTTAGggttactgaaaaaagtcacatattttCATTAATTGTGGCTTCATAATGTAGGCCTATTCGGATCCTTGAGTTAACAAGGGAGCTATCTAACATGTTACACTGTAATTCAGTAACAGTTATGTTGGCGGAGGGATATGATGTTGAGATGACGAAGCACGTTTTGTTATGAGTCTTGAGTTGTCCTACACTTGAGGAGTGTCATTAAAAGTGAACCAAGTTTTACAGTCGAAGCTGTCTCCGTGCTCTGGCTCTACCCACGGCCCGAAAGTACATATATgtcacccccctccccccccccatttcGCATTTAGCCTATTATTTATCGTGTGTGTAGTTAAAGTCATTACAAAgtgttgctttctttttttaaatgaccacaTCAGTCCACATCTGGAGCTTTAGTTAGGCTGCTGTGGCTGCTgctagatatagatatatatatatagctctctgctctccccctctcctcccctcccctcccctctgtctgtccttaATTGCAGGAGTGTGGTTTGCGGGAGTCAGGGTTCCAGCTGCAGCTCATCTacactaatggtgcgttctttttgtcttgtaatcgcgactagtagctcgagtgtgacgtcacatccatgttgagaaaaacgaataaccgcgggttgttgcgttctttttgtcacacaatactacgagtcggagaaaagtttttttttttttttacatttttagtaacatttaggattctattcacccagttattgacatattacacaaatatatttcacagtttgatacatgaaaattacgttttgattaacgttaacgttaggctgctgctctgctttctgctcaagactcggcttaaagccattattgtcatatagcaaccgagcgtctctagccaatttcagctgcacaagctacaaaataactatggcggtatttaactcctaataagactgtagagacatgcctataggtagcagtatacagctctatgtttaactactaataagactgtagagacatgcctataggtagcagtatacagcgctatgtttaactcctaataagactgtagagacatgcctataggtagcagtatacagcgctatgtttaactcctaataagactgtagagacatgcctataggtagcagtatacagcactatgtttaactcctaatcagactgtagagacatgtctataggtagcagtatacagcgctatgtttaactcctaataagactgtagagacatgtctataggtagcagtatacagcgctgtttttaactcctaataagactgtagagacgtgcctataggtagcagtatacagcgctatgtttaactcctaataagactgtagagacatgcctataggtagcagtatacagcgctatatttaactcctaataagactgtagcgacatgcctataggtagcagtatacacgcctatgtttaactcctaataagactgtagagacatgcctataggtagcagtatacagcagctatgtttaactcctaataagactgtagagacatgtctataggtagtagtatacagctatgtttaactcctaataagactgtagagacatgcctataggtagcagtatacagcgctatgtttaactcctaataagactatagagacatgcctataggtagcagtatacagcgctatgtttaactcctaataagactgtagagacatgcctataggtagtagtatacagcgctatgtttaactcctaataagactgtagagacatgcctataggtagtagtatacagcgctatgtttaactcctaataagactgtagagacatgtctataggtagcagtatacagcgctatgtgtacgacttcttcatttggttacaacaaagacaaaagggcttaaaattgtagataaccacaatgtttactacgtgtgatgcacgacgtagccatctttgaaagtgaactcggggtcctctgagttcatacgacttgacgagtcgtatatatACGACCTCcgtggcgttctttttgcaacttccgggtcgtaactccggaaaacgactggtagatcgacttcggtggacaaaaagaacgcacaaTAATCACCTCTGCTACAATTACCTGGTCAACCTACCACTCCTTGTCGGATCATAGTCAAGACTACCATGTTAGACCAGCTGCTGACACAACCTGCTAGTGATTGCTCTTGGTGTTTTTGGCCTGTCCTGATTGGCTTCTTTTTGTGCTACAGTATATTGGAACCTAACTCCTGCCTCCGATTCACTCCTGCCACCCACCTATCCTGCTAGCCACAACTGGACCTCACAAAGGACTCAACACGGACACTTGGACTGTACGGCTACTATTCCTGTTCAGAACCCCCGGACCTGTACCCCCTCTGTAGACCTGGACTTGTTCTCCCCTTTTTTTGAAAAGCTGGAACTTTGAACATTGTAATAAATCTGTTAAATATTCTCCAGCTCTGCGTTGttgtctgcatttgggttcaATTCTGTCTAAAACGTAACAGCTTTAGTTCATCAACACAGTGGTGTGTGAGGTAACGTTATTGAACGTTTCTCAGCTGCTTTTAAAACGTTTTGCAGGCCaaattgtcttttattttttattttttttaattgatgcGCGATCACAgtaggcttgtatcatgtggacgccctgacagtgttgttgtcattacttagaattcctcatgggggggagACCAGGGACGCcattaggcctattttagggggcGCTGAAactaccccaaaatgttcctaatTGATGGTtcctaagcccccctaaataataataacagtaacaattcgatttatcctcattcatatttagatgtaacaaattaattatatatatatatatatagatatacagtacaggccaaaagtttggacacaccttctcattcaatgtttttctttatttttatgactatttacattgtagattctcactgaaggcatcaaaactatgaattatatacatatggaattatgtacttaacaaaaaagtgtgaaataactgaaaacatgtcttatattttagattcttcaaagtagccaccctttgctttttttgataactctgcaaacccttggtgttctctcaatgagcttcatgaggtagtcacctgaaatggttttaccttcacaggtgtgctttgtcagggttaattagtggaatgttttcccttattaataaaaaagcaaagggtggctactttgaagaatctaaaatataagactttattatttcacacttttttgttaagtacataattccatatgtgttcattcatagttttgatgccttcagtgataatctacaatgtaaatagtcatgaaaataaaaggaaacgcattgaatgagaaggtgtgtccaaacttttggcctgtactgtatatatatatatatatatatatatatatat from Perca fluviatilis chromosome 23, GENO_Pfluv_1.0, whole genome shotgun sequence encodes:
- the LOC120553523 gene encoding FK506-binding protein 5-like isoform X1, with protein sequence MRSGFPHSQGGACSVFQDWSNLGARRLPQDINVTPVPVVYPEVGTQNDMVATQYPEELRGTYSRVPLQQGYQSQKLYHQQESHATITSTGFQHPRPGDGACISQNMQMSRKDNADFYSSARVSAQHSSYFGTPVYENSLRRADDNSGQQKEYSRQHFSWHFQKKSNWNHDTGLQQPLSCAFKDGTSSAALQVDRLEVTAKALPLQDRCSSVTVCKTKTSMPLLEALLKTNSSELPCSSEETNCNIERNTAIFLNKRRSKSQQVKGLRTVLNCGQARTQNLDHSRGTPSIPYQQQVSCHLSSRPSTDKLMSAGKTRPPTDVEIQNFLAQKLLYFRSILTQKNRNPGHSNKDLDRNSTLQSDSIVPKVDSVVNLPTTSAKGDVERQSHNWGANVQCTVGQARKEDCSKDSTVNAKLILKSKDADDCATSASEKHSTEYPRIMDVAATCTKSEDESPVVLTAVPEMIWDELTEKQPSSPDVSEDLQTKSSSVASENKTFEPLSVIEKQTIEDRQQCGVTWKEVNPHSQPNSAVDRIQILNIVSLFTNQSEGVSEGAGSVHLQTDLSTALSENKELVVKNPQYEDISDDDPSQPATELPTTERFLSAGPEDPQYEFISEEESPQIESMAVETSSPTQVTVLNNTESPFENEDYGHLQGPAQTDTVIISVEELVPKKQVSPDTERRDIVHCSSPFVETDETGALYPKYDRGPFSEDETDDDDDDDDDDDDDWLFIPISISDLKFESDNEDQDSPDIHVLDDGETGDQERQCDTSPTHWPSPNRVPAFPPSQIETFDTLASFMKQALGRSTPEHGLDSEGKPQPTKNRRESVDSCATEDSCDYSSALGHNYLTVSSLRSAPLLSETDDSEDEGNAVTDMDIIILDSEDESDQNCKKKAETEGRPETMDSQRGTVKEKFQKKRPLPVDSSAARHQPIHQDTPFEEVTQDARSDPSPSTEMIGQPIEAKAASEEIVIIIDSDTDDDDDQNYITPRRNSISSSGSDSGDAPCVEQNQPSPKTVDREYRTAKESLLETTRSVPNPSLPHPQSTLQDTQLKEVTQDACSDLSDGREKRGQLMEAKCDSERVQHKTNRQTTSKRKAFCDSGKVVEKSHFSKKKAKTKGILSSGSEDGGDSLRATKNRPSAETVDRLRGTANGKQPKKSKLSSEDSSEKQPQSVCREAESTLGDGPVIPRFVLVKPPQHDQSWKLLKETAVRGQGKAGSRSPKTSTASSKNTDSCANKKVRFVLTSKPANDQRHTTENIQATVKPIIFSRQHSLPTFSSSSSTSDHLSEARQSSSSSRDFTRSVSLPAAKQSTSILKHVSSSSLQRSRFYSNPSTLNPPDSPTKGPSSSGAMQSLKKKRAKEIWEQSYIPTRKDKKTSPGMKEDLRTTTNHLKRAARPDHRRRQKSQKSSTPLMKKSKIEAIGMTKAAAIEMTKAAGRDPPGEQRNCVGDHYKWSEKPTVAKPTKGSSREGIRYRPHPKTHW
- the LOC120553523 gene encoding FK506-binding protein 5-like isoform X2; this translates as MRSGFPHSQGGACSVFQDWSNLGARRLPQDINVTPVPVVYPEVGTQNDMVATQYPEELRGTYSRVPLQQGYQSQKLYHQQESHATITSTGFQHPRPGDGACISQNMQMSRKDNADFYSSARVSAQHSSYFGTPVYENSLRRADDNSGQQKEYSRQHFSWHFQKKSNWNHDTGLQQPLSCAFKDGTSSAALQVDRLEVTAKALPLQDRCSSVTVCKTKTSMPLLEALLKTNSSELPCSSEETNCNIERNTAIFLNKRRSKSQQVKGLRTVLNCGQARTQNLDHSRGTPSIPYQQQVSCHLSSRPSTDKLMSAGKTRPPTDVEIQNFLAQKLLYFRSILTQKNRNPGHSNKDLDRNSTLQSDSIVPKVDSVVNLPTTSAKGDVERQSHNWGANVQCTVGQARKEDCSKDSTVNAKLILKSKDADDCATSASEKHSTEYPRIMDVAATCTKSEDESPVVLTAVPEMIWDELTEKQPSSPDVSEDLQTKSSSVASENKTFEPLSVIEKQTIEDRQQCGVTWKEVNPHSQPNSAVDRIQILNIVSLFTNQSEGVSEGAGSVHLQTDLSTALSENKELVVKNPQYEDISDDDPSQPATELPTTERFLSAGPEDPQYEFISEEESPQIESMAVETSSPTQVTVLNNTESPFENEDYGHLQGPAQTDTVIISVEELVPKKQVSPDTERRDIVHCSSPFVETDETGALYPKYDRGPFSEDETDDDDDDDDDDDDDWLFIPISISDLKFESDNEDQDSPDIHVLDDGETGDQERQCDTSPTHWPSPNRVPAFPPSQIETFDTLASFMKQALGRSTPEHGLDSEGKPQPTKNRRESVDSCATEDSCDYSSALGHNYLTVSSLRSAPLLSETDDSEDEGNAVTDMDIIILDSEDESDQNCKKKAETEGRPETMDSQRGTVKEKFQKKRPLPVDSSAARHQPIHQDTPFEEVTQDARSDPSPSTEMIGQPIEAKAASEEIVIIIDSDTDDDDDQNYITPRRNSISSSGSDSGDAPCVEQNQPSPKTVDREYRTAKESLLETTRSVPNPSLPHPQSTLQDTQLKEVTQDACSDLSDGREKRGQLMEAKCDSERVQHKTNRQTTSKRKAFCDSGKVVEKSHFSKKKAKTKGILSSGSEDGGDSLRATKNRPSAETVDRLRGTANGKQPKKSKLSSEDSSEKQPQSVCREAESTLGDGPVIPRFVLVKPPQHDQSWKLLKETAVRGQGKAGSRSPKTSTASSKNTDSCANKKVRFVLTSKPANDQRHTTENIQATVKPIIFSRQHSLPTFSSSSSTSDHLSEARQSSSSSRDFTRSVSLPAAKQSTSILKHVSSSSLQRSRFYSNPSTLNPPDSPTKGPSSSGAMQSLKKKRAKEIWEQSYIPTRKDKKTSPGMKEDLRTTTNHLKRAARPDHRRRQKSQKSSTPLMKKSKIEAIGMTKAAAIEMTKAAGRDPPGEQSVFFLKSLK
- the LOC120553523 gene encoding FK506-binding protein 5-like isoform X3 encodes the protein MPANEYCKTVFSDDCEDETCVRKNYEGFYSKWCDKYIQNGMTTIHYSLTALKELIASLENVQDIGEMENLSKVILQQYWNGNIDNIHLFTSTEYPRIMDVAATCTKSEDESPVVLTAVPEMIWDELTEKQPSSPDVSEDLQTKSSSVASENKTFEPLSVIEKQTIEDRQQCGVTWKEVNPHSQPNSAVDRIQILNIVSLFTNQSEGVSEGAGSVHLQTDLSTALSENKELVVKNPQYEDISDDDPSQPATELPTTERFLSAGPEDPQYEFISEEESPQIESMAVETSSPTQVTVLNNTESPFENEDYGHLQGPAQTDTVIISVEELVPKKQVSPDTERRDIVHCSSPFVETDETGALYPKYDRGPFSEDETDDDDDDDDDDDDDWLFIPISISDLKFESDNEDQDSPDIHVLDDGETGDQERQCDTSPTHWPSPNRVPAFPPSQIETFDTLASFMKQALGRSTPEHGLDSEGKPQPTKNRRESVDSCATEDSCDYSSALGHNYLTVSSLRSAPLLSETDDSEDEGNAVTDMDIIILDSEDESDQNCKKKAETEGRPETMDSQRGTVKEKFQKKRPLPVDSSAARHQPIHQDTPFEEVTQDARSDPSPSTEMIGQPIEAKAASEEIVIIIDSDTDDDDDQNYITPRRNSISSSGSDSGDAPCVEQNQPSPKTVDREYRTAKESLLETTRSVPNPSLPHPQSTLQDTQLKEVTQDACSDLSDGREKRGQLMEAKCDSERVQHKTNRQTTSKRKAFCDSGKVVEKSHFSKKKAKTKGILSSGSEDGGDSLRATKNRPSAETVDRLRGTANGKQPKKSKLSSEDSSEKQPQSVCREAESTLGDGPVIPRFVLVKPPQHDQSWKLLKETAVRGQGKAGSRSPKTSTASSKNTDSCANKKVRFVLTSKPANDQRHTTENIQATVKPIIFSRQHSLPTFSSSSSTSDHLSEARQSSSSSRDFTRSVSLPAAKQSTSILKHVSSSSLQRSRFYSNPSTLNPPDSPTKGPSSSGAMQSLKKKRAKEIWEQSYIPTRKDKKTSPGMKEDLRTTTNHLKRAARPDHRRRQKSQKSSTPLMKKSKIEAIGMTKAAAIEMTKAAGRDPPGEQRNCVGDHYKWSEKPTVAKPTKGSSREGIRYRPHPKTHW